One Rhodopirellula bahusiensis genomic region harbors:
- a CDS encoding thiamine phosphate synthase → MTNIESRTVLRILDANANRAGEGLRTLEESARFILDDLGLTDRLKTHRHDLATAMGCWSRLQLVESRDTPGDVGTGVTTESEQSRADLSSVITAATTRTQQALRCLEEYGKTTDPEFAASIESIRYQCYATFRDLELKMAGVNFRLRKLQEARLYALIACEPDAEPLKARINQLVDAGVDVIQLRDSSVDDRTLYEQASFGAALAKRRGVLWIINNRADIAVAAGADGVHVGQEEVPVDAVRRVVGRDRLIGLSTHDIEQVNEATRTSADYIGCGPTFPGKTKSFDHFPGCEFLKQVSDAEQSGDLKLPAFAIGGIGSDNIERVTQSGIGRVAVTGALASHEGMHQTASAMREMLERVPLR, encoded by the coding sequence ATGACGAATATCGAATCCAGAACCGTGTTGCGAATCTTGGACGCCAACGCGAATCGTGCGGGCGAAGGGCTTCGCACGCTCGAGGAATCCGCTCGCTTTATCTTAGACGATCTGGGGCTGACCGATCGGTTGAAGACTCATCGCCATGATCTGGCGACCGCAATGGGATGTTGGAGCCGGTTGCAGTTGGTCGAGTCTCGCGACACGCCGGGGGATGTGGGCACCGGAGTGACGACCGAAAGTGAGCAATCGCGGGCAGATCTGTCTTCGGTGATCACTGCTGCAACGACTCGGACCCAACAAGCGTTGCGGTGCCTGGAAGAATATGGAAAGACGACGGATCCGGAATTCGCGGCGAGCATTGAGTCCATTCGCTATCAGTGCTATGCCACCTTCCGCGATTTGGAGTTGAAGATGGCGGGCGTGAATTTTCGCTTGCGAAAACTTCAAGAAGCACGGCTGTATGCCTTGATCGCCTGCGAGCCCGATGCGGAACCTCTGAAGGCCAGGATTAATCAGTTGGTCGATGCCGGAGTCGATGTGATTCAGCTTCGTGATTCAAGCGTCGATGATCGAACTTTGTATGAGCAAGCAAGTTTTGGAGCCGCACTCGCAAAACGACGTGGCGTTTTGTGGATCATCAATAATCGAGCTGACATTGCGGTGGCGGCTGGCGCCGACGGAGTTCACGTTGGGCAAGAGGAAGTGCCAGTGGATGCGGTGCGGCGTGTGGTGGGGCGGGATCGTTTGATCGGTTTGTCGACTCATGACATCGAGCAGGTTAACGAGGCCACTCGTACCAGTGCGGACTACATCGGGTGCGGCCCAACGTTTCCCGGAAAGACGAAGTCGTTCGATCACTTTCCCGGCTGCGAGTTTTTGAAGCAGGTCAGCGACGCGGAGCAATCTGGCGACCTCAAGTTGCCCGCATTTGCGATTGGCGGCATTGGGAGCGACAATATTGAACGAGTGACCCAGTCCGGGATTGGGCGAGTTGCGGTCACGGGTGCTTTGGCATCTCATGAAGGAATGCACCAAACGGCATCGGCGATGCGAGAGATGTTGGAACGCGTGCCGCTCCGCTAG
- a CDS encoding DUF1559 domain-containing protein, with the protein MNSSIKKSAGFTLVELLVVIAIIGVLVGLLLPAVQAAREAARRMSCSNNFKQQGLALHNYHSAYNQLPVHGGGTGIGLQNNRWWQTGNDASHECMSALVGLTPFFEQQGLWELISNPSTQTVTGAAPPATTGLTNPPRWPAMGPNPRNYTRNPGYIPWSTDIPTLRCPSDPGKGLPALGRTNYALCLGDSPGQQHHQSRNGDLTPRTANWAIGNYNSVSRGVFMVRRSAKFRDILDGLSNTIAMGEIITDLGDRDKRSAASWRRQGSNAVNDNPLFCVENNEIDPDRPLFWCNGGPNCTDPAVLSSNNHEARGANWANFRAMCTQMFTVRPPNAELCVGTWIDSSGTHTASSRHQGGVHVLLTDGAVKFITESVDAGNQSAGAVRRNQPGPRAPGSASPYGLWGALGTKASRETIETEF; encoded by the coding sequence ATGAATTCCTCGATAAAGAAGTCCGCTGGGTTCACACTGGTGGAACTCCTGGTCGTCATTGCGATCATTGGAGTACTGGTTGGACTGTTACTGCCTGCCGTGCAAGCGGCCCGAGAAGCTGCACGCCGTATGAGCTGCAGCAACAATTTCAAGCAGCAGGGTTTGGCCCTGCACAATTACCATTCCGCCTACAACCAACTGCCTGTTCACGGTGGCGGAACGGGAATCGGATTGCAGAACAATCGTTGGTGGCAAACGGGCAATGATGCCAGCCACGAATGCATGAGTGCATTGGTTGGCCTGACGCCGTTCTTCGAGCAGCAGGGGCTGTGGGAGTTGATCTCAAACCCCAGCACCCAAACCGTTACCGGGGCGGCACCGCCAGCAACAACGGGACTGACCAATCCACCGCGTTGGCCCGCGATGGGCCCCAACCCGCGAAATTACACTCGCAACCCAGGTTACATTCCATGGTCGACGGACATTCCAACACTTCGCTGTCCCAGCGATCCTGGCAAGGGACTGCCCGCTCTCGGACGAACTAACTACGCGTTGTGCCTCGGTGACTCTCCTGGTCAACAACATCACCAAAGTCGAAACGGAGATCTCACACCCCGCACGGCCAACTGGGCCATCGGGAACTACAACTCCGTTTCCCGCGGCGTGTTCATGGTACGTCGATCGGCCAAATTCCGAGACATTTTGGATGGTCTGTCCAATACAATTGCGATGGGTGAAATCATCACAGACTTAGGCGATCGAGACAAACGATCGGCTGCCTCATGGCGCCGTCAAGGTTCCAACGCGGTGAACGACAACCCATTGTTCTGCGTTGAAAACAATGAAATTGATCCTGACCGACCACTGTTTTGGTGCAACGGCGGCCCCAACTGCACGGACCCTGCGGTACTGAGTTCCAACAACCACGAGGCTCGTGGTGCCAACTGGGCCAACTTCCGTGCGATGTGCACTCAAATGTTCACAGTCCGTCCACCCAATGCAGAACTCTGCGTGGGCACATGGATTGACAGCAGTGGCACTCACACTGCAAGTAGCCGACACCAAGGCGGAGTTCACGTCTTGCTGACCGACGGAGCAGTGAAGTTCATCACTGAATCGGTTGACGCTGGCAACCAGAGTGCTGGAGCGGTTCGTCGCAACCAGCCTGGTCCACGTGCACCGGGTTCCGCTAGCCCATACGGTCTTTGGGGAGCACTCGGGACGAAAGCGTCTCGCGAAACGATCGAAACGGAGTTTTAG
- the cyaB gene encoding class IV adenylate cyclase produces the protein MFEIELKFRVANVSELRERLAENDAVLVSENENQDTYYNHPSRDFAESGEALRVRRIDGTPLVTYKGSKRPGAVKAREELEWRLDPGDPTGDSMETLFDRLGFHKVATVIKRRETFHLGSSDPMTVTIDRVDGLGEFAEIERVLHERFPSDEAVETARAEVMDMAAKLGLESPESRSYLRMQLESAGG, from the coding sequence ATGTTTGAAATCGAACTGAAATTTCGCGTCGCCAACGTCAGCGAACTCCGCGAACGATTGGCCGAGAACGACGCGGTCTTGGTTTCAGAAAATGAGAACCAAGACACGTACTACAACCATCCTTCTCGTGACTTCGCTGAGTCAGGTGAAGCTCTCCGAGTTCGGCGAATCGATGGAACGCCCTTGGTGACCTACAAGGGTTCGAAACGGCCGGGTGCCGTGAAGGCACGCGAGGAATTGGAATGGCGTTTGGATCCCGGCGATCCGACTGGCGACTCGATGGAAACGTTGTTCGATCGACTTGGTTTTCACAAAGTCGCGACGGTGATCAAGCGACGAGAAACGTTTCACCTGGGATCGAGCGATCCGATGACGGTCACGATTGATCGCGTCGACGGATTGGGAGAATTCGCTGAAATCGAACGCGTGTTGCATGAACGTTTCCCCAGCGACGAGGCGGTGGAAACGGCTCGTGCCGAAGTCATGGACATGGCCGCGAAGTTGGGGCTGGAATCGCCCGAATCCAGGAGCTACTTGAGAATGCAGCTCGAGTCAGCGGGTGGCTGA
- a CDS encoding SDR family NAD(P)-dependent oxidoreductase, with translation MTTSSFMIVGASGGIGSALCKQLVSAGHRVMMVGRNESNLQTLAHELQQPFQVCDATDWDGLAGVADNAIEQFGGLDGATNLAGSILLKPAHLTSKEDLQSVLEANLVTAFGLVRTIAPRLKKQGGGSIVLMSSGGAAIGLTSHEAIAAAKAGVAAMARAAAATYAAGNVRINTVAPGLVETELTARVWQNERSADASRAMHPMGRLGQPGDIASMIAWLLAPENAWITGQDIAVDGGLSSIKSATR, from the coding sequence ATGACTACTTCCAGCTTCATGATCGTCGGTGCCAGCGGTGGCATCGGATCCGCCCTTTGCAAACAACTCGTTTCGGCAGGCCATCGAGTGATGATGGTCGGCAGAAATGAATCCAACCTGCAAACGCTCGCTCATGAACTGCAGCAACCATTTCAAGTCTGCGACGCAACCGACTGGGATGGATTGGCCGGAGTCGCCGACAATGCAATCGAACAGTTTGGCGGACTCGACGGTGCAACCAATTTGGCTGGTTCCATCCTGCTCAAACCAGCTCACTTGACCAGCAAAGAGGATTTGCAATCGGTCCTGGAAGCCAATTTGGTCACGGCGTTTGGTTTGGTCCGGACGATCGCACCTCGCTTGAAGAAACAAGGTGGTGGCTCGATCGTGTTGATGTCCAGCGGTGGCGCCGCGATCGGTTTGACCAGCCACGAAGCCATCGCCGCAGCCAAGGCAGGAGTCGCCGCGATGGCTCGTGCCGCCGCGGCGACTTATGCGGCCGGCAATGTCCGTATCAACACAGTTGCGCCCGGCTTGGTCGAAACTGAATTGACAGCCCGAGTTTGGCAGAACGAACGGTCGGCCGACGCGAGCCGCGCCATGCATCCGATGGGTCGATTGGGACAACCCGGAGACATCGCGTCGATGATTGCGTGGCTGCTGGCACCCGAGAACGCTTGGATCACCGGCCAAGACATCGCGGTCGACGGCGGACTCAGCTCGATCAAATCAGCCACCCGCTGA
- a CDS encoding tetratricopeptide repeat protein yields the protein MAPKASRPPSSFANEETSETDLFALQDEAAIALENDDHDKAYQLARQVMRLAPNDPSSIFLMARVFGRRNRFPEAIQMLDKLALSTPDARLPVLGQTAQWMVQFGKWKDAEQRFQTLLQEAPGATLVHRELAELFIRQGRTSEATEHLQTLCQQGDIEELELRHLLAGGRPFHGDTSLDELAPIGVRGKTIYAVSRGEWELARTELEALETRPSDTRPILGRIHVHLNDKESLSAWSEEADRVETSNPEWSFPKAANFADQGNHVAAVRLLCEAVLFDQTDSDAYRLLSQSLLAVDRPNESKEAAKRFELISETQRMGREMSLNEDRDDAKLVSLIENLDQLQRPWESLHWCGVRLAYANTNNSLSQNELDRLASQIKERSTRLNNEGWIPDRQFVTCWIDRDSLQQTDAPIDTLPKK from the coding sequence GTGGCACCGAAAGCGTCTCGCCCACCATCTTCATTCGCGAACGAAGAAACATCCGAAACAGATCTCTTCGCTTTGCAAGACGAAGCTGCGATTGCACTGGAAAATGATGACCACGACAAGGCTTACCAACTTGCTCGCCAAGTCATGCGTCTAGCCCCAAACGACCCAAGCTCCATTTTCTTGATGGCACGTGTGTTTGGCAGGCGCAACCGTTTCCCTGAAGCAATTCAGATGCTGGACAAACTGGCGTTGAGCACACCCGACGCACGACTCCCTGTGTTGGGGCAGACCGCCCAGTGGATGGTTCAATTTGGAAAGTGGAAAGACGCAGAGCAGCGTTTCCAAACACTCTTGCAGGAGGCCCCCGGAGCCACCTTGGTTCATCGCGAGCTTGCCGAGCTATTCATCCGCCAGGGCAGAACATCCGAAGCAACGGAACATTTGCAAACACTTTGTCAGCAGGGTGACATTGAAGAACTGGAGCTAAGACATTTGCTCGCCGGAGGACGACCGTTTCATGGTGACACCTCACTGGATGAGCTTGCTCCGATCGGCGTTCGAGGAAAAACCATTTACGCTGTCAGTCGTGGTGAGTGGGAACTGGCAAGAACAGAGCTCGAAGCATTGGAGACTCGCCCAAGCGACACGCGACCGATCCTGGGACGCATCCACGTCCACCTCAACGACAAAGAATCACTGAGCGCATGGAGTGAAGAAGCCGATCGTGTCGAAACATCCAATCCAGAATGGAGTTTTCCCAAGGCAGCGAATTTCGCGGATCAGGGAAACCACGTTGCTGCGGTGCGTCTGTTGTGCGAAGCGGTGCTGTTCGACCAGACAGACAGCGATGCCTACCGTCTGCTCAGCCAATCCCTGCTAGCCGTCGATCGACCAAACGAATCGAAAGAAGCTGCGAAGCGGTTTGAGTTGATTTCTGAAACGCAACGAATGGGTCGTGAAATGTCTTTGAACGAAGACCGCGACGATGCGAAGCTTGTCAGCCTGATCGAAAATCTCGATCAGTTGCAACGTCCTTGGGAATCGTTGCATTGGTGTGGTGTGCGTTTGGCGTATGCAAACACAAACAACTCGCTCTCCCAAAACGAACTTGATCGCCTCGCATCCCAGATCAAAGAACGCAGCACCCGACTCAACAACGAGGGTTGGATTCCAGACCGCCAATTTGTGACTTGCTGGATTGACCGGGATTCACTCCAGCAGACAGACGCACCAATTGATACACTGCCCAAAAAGTAA
- a CDS encoding multiheme c-type cytochrome codes for MRFELIVVGKLKLRVIGAGVGILVVASATLTLNNKFDQGVFQANPSGVSLVQFESKERLEAPAQDAGFVGRDVCRECHETNFELHAKHGHASTFHQVSETDLPKIFAGTRFDGGKDYGVYEYSVDDTGQLFVRLPSEFGQEAFPLQYALGSGQHAQTMLTLTPSADGQAEGIEHRVSCYHGQRVDITPGHSKKSPASALELFGDRPRGEPLQRCIDCHTTQGEVVGGDIQDLVANVNCEKCHGPGREHVRAARAMPTPPKYSVGRKDWDGESEIQLCGDCHRLPKNLSEREVREYPDLLARFQPVGMLRSRCYLESNGQMRCTTCHNPHQAIQAVAKDQHIHACIQCHDDQNTEHVVCSVSTDRGCIECHMPAIEMDEGLRFHDHWIRVREE; via the coding sequence TTGCGATTCGAGTTGATTGTGGTCGGCAAATTGAAACTTCGAGTGATTGGGGCGGGCGTTGGCATACTGGTTGTGGCTTCAGCGACCCTGACGTTGAACAACAAGTTCGATCAAGGTGTGTTCCAGGCCAACCCGTCGGGTGTTTCGCTTGTTCAGTTTGAAAGCAAGGAGCGATTGGAAGCACCCGCACAGGACGCTGGGTTTGTGGGGCGGGACGTGTGCCGTGAATGTCACGAGACCAATTTCGAATTGCATGCGAAGCATGGGCATGCATCGACGTTCCATCAGGTGTCTGAAACCGACTTGCCCAAAATTTTCGCTGGTACCCGGTTCGATGGTGGGAAGGATTACGGCGTCTACGAGTACTCGGTGGATGACACGGGGCAGTTGTTTGTGCGTCTCCCGTCGGAGTTTGGCCAAGAGGCATTTCCGCTCCAGTACGCTCTCGGATCGGGACAGCATGCACAAACGATGTTGACGCTGACGCCCTCTGCGGATGGGCAGGCCGAAGGGATTGAGCATCGGGTCAGTTGCTATCACGGCCAAAGGGTGGACATCACTCCCGGGCATTCAAAGAAGAGCCCTGCCAGTGCACTGGAATTATTCGGCGACAGGCCGCGTGGGGAACCATTGCAGCGGTGTATTGATTGTCACACCACTCAGGGTGAGGTGGTTGGTGGGGATATCCAAGATTTAGTCGCGAATGTGAATTGCGAGAAATGCCACGGTCCTGGACGCGAACATGTGCGGGCCGCTCGGGCTATGCCAACGCCACCGAAGTATTCTGTTGGGAGAAAGGATTGGGATGGCGAATCAGAGATCCAGCTTTGCGGGGATTGCCATCGATTGCCGAAGAATCTTTCCGAACGCGAAGTTCGAGAGTATCCGGATCTTCTAGCTCGTTTTCAGCCCGTCGGGATGCTTCGAAGCCGTTGCTACCTGGAATCCAATGGGCAGATGAGATGCACAACCTGTCACAACCCCCACCAAGCTATACAAGCGGTGGCGAAAGACCAGCACATTCACGCCTGCATCCAATGCCACGACGATCAAAACACCGAGCATGTGGTTTGCAGCGTTTCTACTGACAGGGGCTGCATTGAATGCCATATGCCAGCAATCGAGATGGATGAGGGCCTTCGCTTTCACGATCACTGGATTCGCGTCCGTGAAGAATGA
- a CDS encoding glycosyltransferase family 2 protein, which translates to MNTSSSPISSPLASPASITSGLSAGLQTPEPQMSQPASGPDRLEEISVVIPAMNEEASLAELHQRIVEVCAEQNVRVQIIFVDDGSTDKTWEKMASLCGTASNHSHSTSALRLRRNFGKAAALSAGFSVARGAIVFTMDADLQDDPSEIPRFLEKIQSGLDVVSGWKQTRHDPWHKVLPSRVFNALVSSLTGVRLHDHNCGFKAYRREVLAEVDLYGERHRFIPVLASARGFRVGEIVVQHHARQHGVSKYGVSRLVKGFLDLLSIHLVTGYGRRPLHLIGTAGLLCFAVGSAGMTYLSIKWVWSRMGEGEALHLHSTAIFYYCILAVLLGAQCVLAGLLAELVISVAAARDRRETMNLSDTPMRSISDTAGVSRLLPNASGYSISDWAGLAEPDNQSPSSRDVDSTGPIHDA; encoded by the coding sequence ATGAACACTTCATCCTCCCCGATCTCTTCGCCGCTCGCTTCGCCTGCGTCGATCACGTCAGGTTTATCGGCTGGACTTCAGACTCCCGAGCCTCAAATGAGCCAGCCAGCGTCAGGCCCCGATCGCCTCGAAGAGATTTCGGTGGTGATCCCTGCCATGAACGAGGAGGCTTCGCTCGCGGAACTGCACCAGCGGATCGTCGAAGTCTGTGCGGAACAGAACGTCCGCGTTCAAATCATCTTCGTGGACGATGGATCGACCGATAAGACGTGGGAGAAGATGGCTTCGCTCTGCGGCACCGCGTCGAACCATTCCCACTCGACAAGTGCATTGCGTTTGCGTCGAAACTTTGGAAAAGCTGCTGCGTTGAGTGCTGGATTCTCCGTCGCTCGCGGTGCGATCGTCTTCACGATGGACGCCGACCTGCAGGACGACCCAAGCGAGATTCCACGCTTTCTTGAAAAAATCCAAAGTGGCTTGGATGTCGTCAGCGGCTGGAAGCAAACCCGCCATGACCCATGGCACAAAGTTTTGCCCAGCCGAGTCTTCAACGCGTTGGTCAGTTCACTCACCGGCGTTCGATTGCACGATCACAATTGCGGCTTCAAAGCTTATCGCCGCGAAGTCTTGGCCGAAGTGGACCTGTACGGCGAACGCCACCGGTTCATCCCAGTGCTCGCATCCGCCCGCGGTTTTCGCGTCGGCGAAATCGTTGTCCAGCACCACGCTCGGCAACATGGCGTTTCGAAGTATGGCGTTTCGAGATTGGTCAAAGGGTTCCTCGATCTACTCAGCATCCATCTCGTGACTGGATACGGCCGCCGACCGCTGCACCTGATCGGCACCGCTGGTTTGCTTTGCTTCGCGGTCGGCTCGGCTGGGATGACTTACTTAAGCATCAAGTGGGTCTGGTCTCGCATGGGCGAAGGCGAAGCTCTGCACCTGCATTCAACCGCCATTTTCTATTACTGCATTTTGGCCGTCCTTCTTGGTGCCCAGTGTGTTTTGGCTGGATTGCTGGCCGAACTGGTGATCTCTGTCGCCGCAGCACGCGACCGCCGAGAAACAATGAACCTGAGCGATACCCCCATGCGTTCAATCTCGGACACCGCTGGTGTCTCTCGCTTGCTCCCCAATGCATCCGGGTACAGCATTTCGGATTGGGCCGGCCTAGCCGAACCCGACAACCAATCGCCTTCGTCGCGTGACGTGGACTCGACGGGGCCGATTCACGATGCGTAA
- a CDS encoding response regulator transcription factor, translating to MPCSSSDQLLEWIAESRLERPGCLVVDVELIGDGFQRVQKALSDSSCSAPLILVAGELPIQTVVHAFEKGAWTVVLKSEDGAQKFSGSLRDHIRQAIEWDRFQVGMEKAHRKRNRILDGLTERQRKVLNCVMEGMPTKAIAANYNVSKRLIEFERSHLLSAFGVGGTAELTAVVGEHRIVEKLLDRYQRFDSAEVGRSFRRPMTMRGSVSRSTAQVDE from the coding sequence GTGCCTTGTTCATCAAGTGATCAATTGCTGGAGTGGATCGCGGAGAGTCGGCTGGAGCGTCCAGGATGTCTGGTCGTGGATGTTGAATTGATCGGCGATGGATTTCAACGGGTGCAAAAAGCGCTGTCCGATTCGAGCTGCAGCGCACCCTTGATCTTGGTCGCTGGAGAACTGCCAATCCAAACGGTCGTGCACGCCTTTGAGAAGGGCGCCTGGACCGTTGTCTTAAAGTCCGAGGACGGGGCCCAGAAATTCAGCGGCTCGCTTCGGGATCACATTCGCCAAGCGATCGAATGGGATCGCTTCCAAGTCGGGATGGAGAAGGCTCACCGAAAACGCAATCGTATCTTGGATGGCCTGACCGAACGCCAACGCAAAGTCCTCAATTGCGTGATGGAAGGGATGCCGACGAAGGCGATCGCCGCGAACTACAACGTTTCGAAGCGTTTGATCGAATTCGAACGAAGTCACCTTTTGTCCGCGTTTGGTGTTGGCGGAACGGCTGAGCTGACGGCTGTGGTGGGCGAACACCGAATCGTTGAAAAACTGCTGGATCGATACCAGCGTTTTGATTCAGCGGAAGTCGGTCGTTCCTTTCGACGCCCCATGACCATGCGCGGCTCCGTATCAAGATCGACCGCTCAAGTTGACGAGTGA
- a CDS encoding NUDIX hydrolase, producing the protein MSDAEVLLRGSRFDVIAMDLPGRDGQSHRREFIQHPGAVVLLPLVDEDTVVMIENERPAVGETLLELPAGTRDPGEEVLVTAARELTEETGYRAAELSIACEFYSAPGLGNELMHLVVAKGLVAGEQQLETTERIETKLMHRDELLKLVQTCQIRDAKTLIGLQAFLFQKI; encoded by the coding sequence ATGTCCGATGCCGAAGTGCTGTTGCGTGGTAGTCGTTTCGATGTCATTGCGATGGATCTTCCCGGGCGTGATGGGCAGTCGCATCGACGCGAATTCATCCAGCATCCCGGCGCGGTGGTGCTGCTGCCTTTGGTGGATGAAGACACCGTGGTGATGATCGAAAATGAACGTCCCGCGGTGGGCGAAACATTGCTCGAATTGCCCGCTGGAACACGCGATCCCGGCGAAGAGGTGCTGGTGACGGCGGCACGCGAATTGACGGAGGAAACCGGCTATCGAGCGGCGGAATTGAGCATCGCCTGTGAGTTCTACTCCGCACCAGGATTGGGCAACGAACTGATGCATTTGGTTGTTGCCAAAGGCCTCGTTGCTGGCGAGCAACAGCTCGAAACAACCGAGCGGATCGAGACCAAATTGATGCACCGGGACGAGCTGTTGAAGCTGGTGCAGACGTGTCAAATTCGCGACGCGAAAACGCTGATTGGCTTGCAAGCGTTTTTGTTTCAGAAAATTTGA
- a CDS encoding TAXI family TRAP transporter solute-binding subunit, with amino-acid sequence MSWTNFLLALFGGVICWVAWIALAGATRTEPVVISTGSEQGIYFQVGKEIGDSYMNRHPEIRCEVIPSEGSRENVTRLQDGTADVAIVQNDAVADERVRSLAILYTEVLHLVCRKDAGIECLNDLADHPTNLGSLSGGTHPLVEALLQFSRVEIPAEHQQNLGFAQSAEALRSGDLDAAFFLVGLGSEIIEKLIASPEFQLVPIQIRAMEGEATFISERAFIDGFRTHYPHAKVAEIPLMSYEGSPITPTPSVGIGAVLACSADWDEELANDLVETIFAHRAVLGRKISLLSGLDEQSSQAQLQFPLHRGAEAYFRRNEPGFLAQNAESIGVLITVALLLASGLHGIKKWIDQRRKNRVDVYYGRVQHILDSIGHQRVSDFGAALRDLEAIESTTCQELIEERLDADHSFVILQNMINRCRAEIERAETAAKGD; translated from the coding sequence ATGAGCTGGACGAATTTTCTGCTGGCTCTTTTCGGAGGGGTCATTTGCTGGGTGGCATGGATTGCTTTGGCCGGTGCCACGCGGACCGAGCCGGTGGTGATCTCGACGGGCTCTGAGCAAGGCATCTACTTTCAAGTCGGAAAGGAGATCGGCGACTCGTACATGAATCGGCATCCGGAAATTCGCTGCGAAGTGATCCCGAGCGAAGGAAGCCGCGAGAACGTCACCCGACTGCAAGATGGAACGGCCGATGTTGCGATCGTTCAAAACGATGCCGTTGCTGACGAACGCGTTCGCAGCCTCGCGATCCTGTACACCGAAGTGCTGCACCTGGTTTGCCGGAAGGATGCCGGCATCGAATGCTTGAACGACTTGGCCGACCACCCCACCAACCTCGGTTCGTTATCCGGCGGAACTCACCCGTTGGTGGAAGCACTGCTGCAATTCTCACGGGTCGAAATCCCAGCGGAGCACCAACAGAACTTGGGGTTCGCTCAATCCGCTGAGGCATTGCGATCTGGAGACCTCGACGCGGCTTTCTTCTTGGTCGGGCTGGGATCTGAAATCATTGAGAAATTGATCGCGAGTCCCGAATTTCAGCTGGTGCCAATCCAAATCCGCGCCATGGAAGGTGAAGCAACCTTCATTTCAGAGCGGGCGTTCATCGACGGATTCCGCACGCACTACCCGCATGCAAAAGTGGCCGAGATTCCGTTGATGTCATACGAAGGGAGCCCGATCACTCCCACGCCTTCTGTCGGCATCGGCGCGGTATTGGCGTGCAGTGCCGACTGGGACGAAGAGCTTGCCAACGATTTGGTCGAGACCATCTTCGCTCATCGCGCGGTCCTGGGGCGAAAGATTTCCTTGCTCAGTGGACTGGATGAACAATCCAGTCAAGCTCAACTGCAGTTCCCACTTCATCGCGGCGCGGAAGCCTACTTTCGCCGGAACGAACCCGGGTTCCTGGCTCAGAACGCCGAGTCAATCGGGGTGTTGATCACGGTCGCGTTGCTGCTTGCCAGTGGCTTGCATGGGATCAAGAAATGGATTGATCAGCGACGCAAAAACCGAGTCGATGTGTACTACGGCCGAGTCCAACACATCCTGGATTCGATTGGACACCAGCGAGTTTCCGATTTTGGCGCCGCACTGCGAGACCTGGAAGCAATCGAGTCGACCACCTGCCAAGAACTGATCGAGGAACGACTCGATGCAGACCATTCCTTTGTCATCTTGCAGAACATGATCAATCGCTGCCGAGCCGAAATCGAACGAGCAGAAACTGCCGCAAAGGGGGACTAG
- a CDS encoding SGNH/GDSL hydrolase family protein, whose product MSILRRSFLTAAVLSIAALAPTGFLPIGHADQPTQKSTPRQARKNDPFAAPKVDPTLPNVLLIGDSISIGYMLDTRRALEGKANVFRPGTNCGPTTRGLEQLDSWLGDRKWDVIHFNFGLHDLKFMGPNGKNLADPKLPTSKRQVPLDEYVANLETIAKKLKATGATVIWRETTPVPEGAGGRLPEDGPRYNEAASKVMESVGGIQTDPFYDFAMQHASTQRKANVHYTQAGSKLLGEHVAEVVAKALAQ is encoded by the coding sequence ATGTCCATTCTTCGTCGCAGCTTTCTCACCGCAGCCGTTTTGTCCATCGCTGCTCTCGCACCAACCGGCTTCCTGCCGATCGGACACGCCGATCAACCGACCCAAAAGTCAACGCCGCGTCAAGCACGCAAGAATGACCCGTTTGCCGCACCCAAAGTCGATCCGACGCTCCCGAACGTTCTGTTGATCGGTGACTCCATTTCGATCGGCTACATGCTGGACACACGACGAGCCCTCGAAGGCAAAGCAAACGTCTTCCGTCCCGGAACAAACTGCGGCCCCACCACGCGTGGTCTCGAACAACTCGACTCGTGGTTGGGTGACCGCAAGTGGGATGTGATTCACTTCAACTTTGGTTTGCACGACCTGAAATTCATGGGGCCCAACGGGAAGAACTTAGCCGATCCCAAGCTACCGACCAGCAAACGACAAGTCCCTCTGGACGAGTACGTCGCCAACCTGGAAACGATCGCGAAAAAGTTGAAAGCCACCGGCGCGACCGTGATTTGGCGAGAGACCACTCCGGTTCCCGAGGGAGCCGGCGGCCGGCTGCCCGAGGACGGACCACGCTACAACGAAGCCGCATCCAAAGTCATGGAATCCGTTGGCGGCATCCAAACGGATCCGTTCTACGACTTCGCCATGCAGCACGCTTCCACCCAGCGAAAAGCCAACGTGCACTACACGCAAGCCGGCTCCAAACTGCTCGGTGAACACGTCGCCGAAGTCGTCGCAAAAGCGCTGGCGCAATAA